The genomic region GTCCAGCTGGGCACTGGTCTGGTGTAGGAAGGGGTGCCCCAGAATAACCTCGGTGTTCTCGGCTGTGTCAGCCATAATAAAGTTCACATTGGTCGCTCTGCTCCCAACTTGTACTGGTAGGTTGACTTCCCCCAGCACTGCCAGACCAGTGGGGCCGATGCCCTGTAGGACCTGTGCGACAGATGGCTCTACTGTGGTTCTGGATTCTGTGGGAATGGAGTTAAagagatggaggggcaacacaTTCCTCCTAGCACCAGAGTCAAGCAGAGCACACATTTCCAGTCCATTTATCGATATTTTAACACACATGTCATCTTCCTGACTCGCAGTGCAGGTGACCACTATACCTGGGTCAGGTGCTGTGTTCTGATTGACGGCCCGGAACTGCTGTCGGGGTCGACGGGGGGAAGGGCAGTTTCTCTGGATGTGCCCTAGACCGGAGCAGTTGTGGCATTGAACATCCGCCAcaggcattttgacatttttgtctCTCTTCTGGCGCCACTGCTGATTAAACTTTGGAGCCCTTTCTGGCGAATTGATAGACCAAACACCTACCCCCACCGGCTCCACACCAGCTGCCCTGCTGTTATTTTCACGTACCGTGGCGGCCCTGGCCCTCTGATTTACAAGTCCGCGTTGGCCAGGCTGCATGAATTGTGTGACTGTTCTAGCGGCCCTCTTGGTGGCTTCGTAGCTGTGGGCGATATCATATGCTCTGGATAGGGTGCGCGGCTGCTCTTCCAGTAGTTTTTGCACCACATCGGCGTCGGCCAGGGCGTTGGTGAAAACCTCCACACTGATGGCGTCCTGTTCCAACTCCGTACGGTCAGCATACACTATGGACACTTTCTCGTAGATGTCATCCCTTAATTCGTGCAATTTTTCGTTTTGCCCCCTAACCCTTTGTCTCAGTTCAATGCCAATGGCCGCCGCATGGTCGGAGCGCGGCCCGTAGGCGGTCTCTATTTCAGCCACAATCCGCCGGTAGCTCCAGCGGTCAGATCTGGGGTTTTTATGGATGATAGCTCCAGCCGCGCCAGTCAAGCTGAATCTCAGTTGAACCGCCATTGTCGTTTCTGACCAATGGTTTGCCCTTGCACAGCTTTCAAACCGATGAATAAAATCTTTCCAGGAACCGGTTCCATCAAAATGGCCTGGCATTAATATTGGAATTCTCTCTTTATATCCATAATGCCCATCATCACTAGTGTCCATTATGTCAACAGCTGGCGCTGTGCGTGATGGCCATTGTGCCGATTGGGCCCTTTCTTTAGCTGACTGACCGTATTGGTATCGGGCATGGTGTGGGGCATGGTTATCATCATAGTTTATTACTCCACAACGTTCCACAGACCTGGGCATGCAGGATTGGAAAGGTGTCGAAGTGAACTGGGAGTGTAATAAGTGGGCCGGGGAAAAAGGGTTTTGTGTACAGTTCATGTAAGTGAACGGGTTAGCTAGTTGGTTAGCAGCATGTGGGGCAAACGTTGGAGCGGGGCTATTTCCCAAACCGTCCGGTAAAACTGCAACTGAGCTGGCTGCCATATGTTTTGAACAGTTACAAGTTTGCTGATGGAAGTACATGGACTCACCGTCTGCTTTATTTTGTAGTTCCCCGGGCATTAGGAATGGGTTAGTCAACCGTGACGGCGGTGGCGTGAGGGGCGAAGCTAGGTCGAATGACGGCAGCCGGCCGTAAACAGTCGCTCCGTCCGCGGCTAATGTTCGCTCCATGCCAGCCGCGAAAGGGTTGGTGCTGTCGGCATATCGGCCGTACCCGTGTTTAACTGGGTCCATATTAGTGTCTCTGATATCCACGAGAAATGGGTTAGTGCTTACATTTGAAATTTCCATCGCGACGGGATTAACTGTAACCCCGCGCGCCGTCATTCCGTGTCCGACGAagcgtttttgttttgttagatcccggacgagcccccagTGTTACCTTCTCAGCTTCCGCGCACCGAACCGTAGTTGGGTGCGAGCTGGTTTCAATATAATAACTTGGCTCGCGGCAGGTAACTTGCATCTAGTGGTCCGGGCTAACAGAGCCGAAGCACAAAACAGCGAGACGTAGGTTTCAGCAATGAACTCGGGCTTTATTCCTCACAGTGGAAACGGTACACATTCACGGGCATAACTGCACTCTGCTTGCTAGCATTCACTGGAGCATTGACTGCGTCACCACATAATTTTCTCCGTACAACTCAGAACCGATTCTCCCCCTATACTTTGTTTACACTCTTCATACACATCCTGGGCTACTACGTCACACATACGCATTTTTTTCCACACAACCACAAGAGGGGGCAGAGATAGCAACAGgttgatgctggatttggatccgagaggaatggtgcaacacacttatgtgtgggtaaaacgtgttttatatttaatagtattgcattgttatagatcgttttgcgtATGTGTactgtctaacagaacatatcTTTAGCACGCTAGACTCAGACACTTATGGGACCAGGGCTcccaaagcccggcaggccgatgaatctcattatattccctTCTTGATCCGTGCTGttgtaaatcataaataaatcattgtgtttgtttgataaagacgtttacgagccctgcgatcgagataatcattccggttgccttctccctcaatctctcctctaaactcattaaatatgtaaatcttatccaatcctagccgtgggtgtttacttccaagtctccagtgcgtcacgcccatcaaaacccagcgttcaggagacagcctcaaaaccagtgtagaaaatagcctttattcgtgatgtttttgaatgtaaaaaccacaaaaacatagttgacctcagacaacagtataaaataaaacaagccAGTTAATGACACCTTTAAGGTAAGACAAAAGTATTTTGTCTAGTTTCAGTATATTTAGTTTAAAGGGGTATTGTACTTGCAGTAGATCTAGAATGTGTAACTGATTATTCATCTAGAAAGGATTGctttaaaatatgttcattcTGTGCTGTGattcaaaatgtataaatacCATTAATCCTATGGCTCTATAGCCAAAGATGGTTCTCTACATGTTGTTATAATATAAAACGCTTgaagaataaaatacattttgttactTTTCAGATGTTGGAAGGGTTTTGAGCAGTTTTAAGCCTACCATGTTTTagtcagagctcatttcccagtacattcggcatctggctcatattcgccatctcaaacatattctcaacTATCATTATCAGCATCTTCAAAATCAAATCGCTGACAGcttcaccagatccaccatcaaTTGACAGTGACACTTATATTGATTTTGTTAAATACTTGCTGTGCAGTAAAtcgctgagccatttcaagttttgctgatgGTATTTAATTcctattgttttgttttctgcctgtgTGTGAAATGTCACTTCATCGCGGTTTGAGGATGGCCCGCTAATCCCTTCAGATGATTCTAGACAGCGAGGAAGAATTCACCCGAGGTAGACTGCAACTCAGAAGACAGCTTCATTTTAGATTATGGGAGACACTTACGGTTTTGGAAAGTCCCACTCAAAAAGACAATCATTTCAAATCATAATGTTCCTCAGTTTGAATATTGTGCTGTAACATTCACCTCAGGAGAATattttaatgtgatggtaacATGTTGAAGGGTGAGTACAATAATGTCATGTCATTGTACTTCTTTCTGAAAATGCTGATTATTGCATTCATGAGTGAACCTTTTAATGTTTACAGTTTATTGGAAGTTACTCTGTACTGTAGTCATTGGTAATCTAGCCACAGGAGGTCACACGCCAGTGTACCTTTTGTGCCAGTCCCAAGCCCAGATAAATAGAGAGGGTTGTGTCAGGAAGGGCATCCGACGtaattttttttgccaaatccATTATGCGAATCATGAATATGTTaaatgattcgctgtggcgacccctgaagggaacagccgaaagaaaaagaagacgACTTTGTAGTCATTGGTCACTTGGATATAGCATCATGGGGGCTTGGGGAAAAGATTTATCATCACTATGGGCATTTTTACACCTGGTCATCattcacaaaaaaacacaaacaaaacaaaaacacatttgttaACCTCTCCACTGAACatttctaaaagaaaaaaaatgattcaaaGTCACTTGTTTCTTCTACATTGATTTTTCAGATGCTGGTTCAATTAACACAAAGGAGCCTACATCCTTTATCTATTGCAGATGGTAACTAGAATGATAATACCATGCTGTAGTTGTTTTATAATTTGtgtattatgaaaaaaaaaaaacgtaatgtTTGTATGGTAGACAGAAATATTAGTATTTGATGTCTAGAAaacaaactaccagcaacaatgatttttgattcatgattcatagCTTCTGGAAATATGAGCAGTATCCACTAATCTTCTGATGTATGGTCCAACACAATTCAGATTGATCATGGAACATTTATCATGTTATTTCATGGGCCTTAAAATCAGTTACTTGTAAAGTTCATCTCATCTATATCGCTACTGGGTTCTCAAGGTGACCATATTTGGTAGTTCATTTTGGTCCATCACTCCAAACTCCCTCCTGTGCACAGAAGAGAAAAATGACAGTGGTTTGTCCTCCGCTCACAATGATTTTATTATCTAAAAGATGAACCCTAACCCCAACCccactttaaaaatatatagatagaAATTGAGAAATGAACGGAAAATATTTCACAGAAAGGGAACcggtaaaaaatatttatttaaaggcaCTGTCATTTTCGCTGCTAGAGGTTgcatattcaaaacaaaggcgtagtttgatgacaccgtAAAGAGCGTGGAATCATAAGAGTTGTTGTCTTCGCTTAGCCTAGAAacctagatgcaccctagccttagcaaatctaatctgcggtgagtgtcgtctagcaactctcaatagacttctgagctgtaaaaaaaaaaaaaaagaactctggtcaggccaatcacatcatgtatagccggtgggtggggcttaacataatgacggccgagttgtgcttgcgtgATAGTAAAttacacatgtactgtaagcggtgatggtgttaatgatttacctcagacatgagcgagagtgagcttcagtgcatcgtgctcggactgcagagtgtgctcagtgaaaaaacgcacttttctgtcgtctaataaaagttatgcagaaaatatggtagcttatgtaggctattaCTGCACTTCCATAgcaggaaaaaaatattactatggaagtcaatggtttcagttaactgtttggttactgacattcttcagaatatcttcCCCTGTGTTCagatgaagaaaaaaatcataccggtttgaaacaacttgaggctgtgtaaatgatgacaattttcattttaaagtgaattatccctttaaggggAATGGAAAGTTGTGTTGTGATTTCTTTCAGTCTTAATTTTCTATTGTAACATAAGCGAATGCAGTGTAAAGCATTAAGTTCACTATAGGTAACTAATCAACTGTAGTGTAATTTTTAATAACCACATAACAGTCGGCATGAAATACTAAATAATGAATAGACACAAAACTGTTTTGACCAACATTTATTGACAGAAATACTGTTTTACTGAATTCCACAGAGGTGTGTAATaagtcattaaaaaataaatgcagttacaGCTAAATtaattgtcagaaaacaaacagcaATAAATCAAATAGTGACAATAAATCACATCGATTTTTGCCACAAACAAATTGTTGATTTTTCTCAGCCGTTACAGATTTCTGGCATACTGAAGTTTCACCAGCTGGTGTTGGTGCATTCTGGGCTGGAGAATCCAGGTTGTGCTGTCCTCCTGTGTGATGCGATGAATAAGGGCAGAGTTCCCTAATGCTCAGGGACGATATGTAGGGTTCAGACCTGGCCTTGATTAAACCTAGACACGTAGCTGTCTATCACTTCCTGTTTGACTGGTTTGTCAAACTGGGATGCAAGATCCTCAGGTATGGAGATTTTCAGAATATTGTCCATATAAGGGGTTGGGTCCACAACAACAAACTCAAAGATAAGTTCCAACAGTTTGTCTACATACTCTGTACAAATAGAAAAAATGATGTTATTTTCAGTTTACTCTTGTGTTGCTCAGTATTGTGGCTACATAGCTTTGTATATAAAATTGTATATAATGTgtctttatttgaaaaataaaaaattaatgttAAACTTCTGATATTTTGTCTGTACATACAATGACTATTTtgcatttaaagctacactatgtaacttttctgtccgctagagggcgcctattcaaaacaaaggcatagtttgacgATGCTAAGTTTTAgcacagaatcttgggacatgtggttttcacctcacagccagtggaaaatactgggataggactcgggcagaaatcatgttcatggatgtgattattaacgttactgtagaatTTCCGCTCTTCAGTCATGAGTATggggtaatgcagctctgtttatgaTATTAGATACAATCTTTTTCAAACAattatttaagtgtgtttaaaattatgttatgagtGCTAGCGTGCTAAAGATAGAGTTCAGCGCTTctcccaaataaaaccggaaaccgagggtaacgcagaaatgacccgattgacaggcgactctcagacgtcccggctccttggttaaaataacaattttctcataatttacatagttggaaacatttgggatattttaagaactaaactgaacaaaatacaacactggcctggtggtgtttggatattttactgcaaaaatcctacatagtgcatctTTAAATAAAAGATGTTACACTCACGGAAGGTTGGTTCTACTTTCACTGGCTTTGCAGAGTATTGTCCTTTCTTGTATTTTGGGAAAACCACCTTAAACAGTGGCTCTCCAGCTGCTGTCGTGGTCTGGGGACGCCCAgcattttcattaaaatatagGGCTGCCAGGTAGAGTCTATAGAGAAGAAATATtggttttaaaatgtgtatacacTCCTTTCCCAATTATATTGATTTACCTGCATAACATTCCCAGGAAAGAAAAGGACACATTCTTCGGCGCAAAGCGCAGAATTACTCTGTGGAACGCCTCCAGTGATGAGGTCTGATGGTGAGGGCTCAGTTTTTCAACATCCTTCAGAATCCTCTTGTTTCTGAGGATCTTCTCTAATCGAAAGAAGGCAGGTGTCCCTGGTGGGGAAGTGGAACTGATTtaactttatatttaaaaacaaagtataaacaaaaaaaataacttacataatttaagaaaatattttttttatgtctgTCATATGCACAGACACAAGCTATATTGCCACTGCTAATAGGGTAAAAACACCTGCTCTCAACCACTTGCTCTTGTCTGTTGTAGTGCGTTGCGGATGCAAACACCGTGGGAAAATGGGATCAtcatgtgtgtgcatgtctTGGATATGATTAAGAATTGACGTCCACTTTGCCACTCGCTCTGGCCCTGATGAAGAAGAAGCCGCTGTCCAATACATGTGGTTTTTTATACTGCGATACCACTTCTGCAGTTTTTTACTGTCTTTGTTCCGAGAAATCCTCAGCAGTTTCTTTGATACTCCTAAAAATGTGAACAAACAACTTTAATTCAGCCATGCAAAAAGATACAGTGTTTACTGAacacaaagtaaaataaaagttttgtaataaaatgtgtCTGTGAGACTATGACAGGCAATAGGCACATAAACAACCCATACTCAGGCAGGAGCTAATACCTTTTACAATGTGCCATACATCATAATATTGTGTGATGTTGGCCTCACGCaggtatttttgtatttgagggtgccgatctgtaacaatgctgTCCAAAGTCACACCATGTGCCCTCAAGAGATCAAGGCTCCTCCTCAGACCCTCTTTCTCCATGTTGTTGCTCCCTCCAACTTCATTACTctgattacaaaataaaaaggcATTTGACAACTGTTGCCAATGCGTTATGTTAGCGAATAgctacacagtaaaaaaaaaatccctgtgCCTTTTTTTCTGTACATTTACTTTGTTACATTACAGACTTATGCAAGATGTAATTAATATGCAATGTTAGACTCACCTGAACTAGTTGCAGATCAATAATAGTGCTGGTCCTTAGGTCCATCATTGAGTAACTTCTAAACTTGGAAAAATGACCTTTACATAGAAAATTAGTGTTTACTTTGTATTACAATCagtatttatcatcattactctgTATGTTTTGCTTTCACAGTAATATGTAAACCGTTGTTCAGCGTTTAGTACCTGGTGAATCTGTCCTCATGTCTCCACCTAGGACAATGTTCTGCTGCTGTCTGAGCTGCTGCAACATGCCATCCTGCGCTGTCTTCCAGCTATGTACAATTGCAGGCTGTATGTACCTCCGGGCATGAATTCGAAAGGTTGTGTAGGGGATCATCTTCAGTTTCATTGCCTGGAATATCTAAGGTCAGAAAAGAAGATTCCTTCATTTAGCTTGACTTCAGGAACAGTGTTCTTCATTTCTTTAAGTTCAGGGTTGATCTTTGTGATATTAGCTGCAATAGTAAATTATAGGATAGACAGTAAAATCCTCACCAACCTACCTGTTTAACTTTGTGAAAAGAGGCACCATTGGCATACACGGCAACAGAAAGCTGGAGGTTTCCTGCAGGAGTGCTTTGTATAATTGGCTGACTATTCCATTTTCTGAAGAAGTCACAGTGTGGGCAGCGTTGTTCCACAGAGAGGAATGTGCCAAATACTGTTCTTCGTACATTGGCAACACGTTGACACACAGGGCACTGCTCAAAGAGCTGCAGCAGGCAGTTTTCATAAACAATGTAAGTGTCTTGTGAACTGGTTTTGAAGACTCAAAACTATTAGAATAATAAAGAGTTACTTAAATAATTTCCATATTCCacataacataatacaaaaaaattaatacaatcaatttaacaaaaaaatagcTTGTCACTTACGTCACATCTGTCGGCTCAGTCAAGGTCGTGTCAGAGTCAGCTGGATCATAAGTGGAATCCATAGGCTCTTCCACATTCATACTTGAGCTGGCTCCAGAAGGGTTCTCCTCTAGCTCCAAGCGAGATCTCTTATTTGGCACTGATGATAGCGGTGGCATTGATGGGCCAACACCAATATTTGGGAATAGCATAGTTGTCTGTGTGCCTGTTACATAATAGTTGACATTTTAATACCGTAGAGTAATgttatatacagtccctgacaaaagtcttgtcgcttgcgtacaaattgacctaaagcaccgctgaaatatatttctaatcaagattttttttacaagaaatggctcattttaatcccaccagcttttgtgataatgtttcagtgaaaaactaaactttcaaaaagtattctaatattcacagcttggtaaagcccattgagtcaatttttgcaaagacataagtgttgtcaccttgtcatatgagcttcacctgtgactaataatggatcaattaggtctcaagtgtgtataaaaagaaccccagtacgctagaccttcacatcaactgcaactagacctctgcaaacatgcctaagattcaccctgagactaaagttttgattatcaagaggctgaagaccagatccactgctgatgtggcagacaccttcaatgtgtctcagcgtcaagtacagaggataaaaaaaagatttgaagatactggagacgtttttgacaagcccaggtcaggcagaccccgcaagacaactgctcgagaagaccgtttgttggctcgaaaatccaaggccagcccatttaccactgcagcagagctccacgagacctggtcacctgaagtccctttgtcaaccagaacagtttgtcggattctgtctcgaaatggcctccatggtggaatcagtgcccagaagccagcactaaacaaaagacaattgaaaaaccgtgtggcatttgccaaggcccacagccagctaaaaggatggacgctggaaaagtggcagaaggtggatttttcagatgaatcttctgttgaattacacaacagtcgccgcaaatattgcaggacacctactggagccagaatggatccgagattcacccaaaaaacagtgaagtttggtggcggaaaaatcatggtctggggttacatccagtatgggggtgtgcgagagatctgcagggtggaaggcaacatcaatagtctaaaataccaagaaatcttagctacctcttattcccaaccataaaagaggccaaattctgcagcaggacggtgctccatcgcatacttccatctccacatcaaagttcctcaaggcgaagaagatcaagatgctccaggattggccagcccagtcaccagacatgaacatcattgagcatatgtggggtaggatgaaagaggacgcatggaagacgaaaccaaagaatattgatgaactctgggaggcatgcaagacagctttcttagctattcttgatgacttcatcaacaaattgtatgaatccttgccaaaccgcatggatgcagtcctacaagatcatggaagtcatacaagatattaaatttgaatctcagctccacaacttaatttgctgacatatttttgtatttgcagtaaat from Pseudorasbora parva isolate DD20220531a chromosome 11, ASM2467924v1, whole genome shotgun sequence harbors:
- the LOC137092237 gene encoding uncharacterized protein isoform X1, giving the protein MKLKMIPYTTFRIHARRYIQPAIVHSWKTAQDGMLQQLRQQQNIVLGGDMRTDSPGHFSKFRSYSMMDLRTSTIIDLQLVQSNEVGGSNNMEKEGLRRSLDLLRAHGVTLDSIVTDRHPQIQKYLREANITQYYDVWHIVKGVSKKLLRISRNKDSKKLQKWYRSIKNHMYWTAASSSSGPERVAKWTSILNHIQDMHTHDDPIFPRCLHPQRTTTDKSKWLRAGTPAFFRLEKILRNKRILKDVEKLSPHHQTSSLEAFHRVILRFAPKNVSFSFLGMLCRLYLAALYFNENAGRPQTTTAAGEPLFKVVFPKYKKGQYSAKPVKVEPTFQYVDKLLELIFEFVVVDPTPYMDNILKISIPEDLASQFDKPVKQEVIDSYVSRFNQGQV
- the LOC137092237 gene encoding uncharacterized protein isoform X2 encodes the protein MMDLRTSTIIDLQLVQSNEVGGSNNMEKEGLRRSLDLLRAHGVTLDSIVTDRHPQIQKYLREANITQYYDVWHIVKGVSKKLLRISRNKDSKKLQKWYRSIKNHMYWTAASSSSGPERVAKWTSILNHIQDMHTHDDPIFPRCLHPQRTTTDKSKWLRAGTPAFFRLEKILRNKRILKDVEKLSPHHQTSSLEAFHRVILRFAPKNVSFSFLGMLCRLYLAALYFNENAGRPQTTTAAGEPLFKVVFPKYKKGQYSAKPVKVEPTFQYVDKLLELIFEFVVVDPTPYMDNILKISIPEDLASQFDKPVKQEVIDSYVSRFNQGQV